CGGCGCGGAAATCCTCAATCTCCTGCTTGGTCGCGGTCGGCCCAACCAACATGCCATAACCACCCGAGCCATCGACCAGCTTCACAACCACGTCCTTGAGGTTGTCGAGGACATATTTCAGCGCCTGCGGCTCGCGGCAGCGCCAGGTCTCGACGTTGGGCAGCTTCGGCTCTCCACCCGAATAGAATTTCACGATCTCGGGCATGTAACTGTAAATCGCCTTGTCGTCAGCGATGCCGTTACCCGGCGCGTTGATCAGCGCGACATTGCCCGCCGCATAGGCAGAGATCAGCCCAGGCACGCCAAGCATCGAATCCGGATTGAACACCAGCGGATCGAGATAGTCGTCGTCGATCCGGCGATAGATCACATCGACCTTCACCCGTCCGGCGATGGTGCGCATCCACACGATATCGTCGTCGACCACCAGATCGGCCGCTTCGACCAGTTCGACGCCCATCGTATCTGCAAGAAAGCTGTGTTCGTAATAGGCGGAATTGTAGTGACCCGGCGTCAGCACCACGCATACCGGCGCGGCGATGCCGTTAGGGGCGACCGATTTCATCGTCTCAAGCAGGCGATCGGGATAGCTGTCGACCGCCGCGACGCGGAATTCGCGGAACAGTTCGGGGCAGAGGCGCAGCATCGCCTCGCGGTTCTCGAGCATATAGCTCACACCCGAGGGGGTTCGCGCATTGTCCTCCAGCACGAAGAACTCGTCCGGCCCGGTACGTACAAGGTCGATGCCGCAGATATGCGCCCAGATGCCATGCGGTGGCCGGATGCCGGCGATCTCCGGGCGGAATTGCGGATTGCCGAAGATAAGGTCGGGCGGCAGCACGCCGGCATCGAGGATCTTCCGCGCACCATAGATATCATCGAGAAATGCGTTGATCGCCTCGACCCGCTGGATCAACCCTTCGGAGAGCCGCGCCCATTCGTCTGCAAGGAAGATGCGCGGCACGATATCGAACGGAATGATGCGCTCGCTCGCGTCGCTATCACCACAAACCGCGAAGGTGATGCCGAGCTGACGGAAGGTCGCTTCGGCGCTTTGCTGGCGGCGGCGCAGCTCGCCATCGGGAGTTTCGTCGATCCAGCGGCCAAGCGCGGCGAGTTCCGGTCGTGGCGTGACGCTGCCGCCCTGGCCCATGATCTCGTCGAACGCGCGTCGTTTCCCCATCGAAACCTTAAAGCCCCCCAAGCACCGACAAGTTCCATGCTGCGACGAATTGCTG
This portion of the Sphingomonas sp. So64.6b genome encodes:
- a CDS encoding circularly permuted type 2 ATP-grasp protein, yielding MGKRRAFDEIMGQGGSVTPRPELAALGRWIDETPDGELRRRQQSAEATFRQLGITFAVCGDSDASERIIPFDIVPRIFLADEWARLSEGLIQRVEAINAFLDDIYGARKILDAGVLPPDLIFGNPQFRPEIAGIRPPHGIWAHICGIDLVRTGPDEFFVLEDNARTPSGVSYMLENREAMLRLCPELFREFRVAAVDSYPDRLLETMKSVAPNGIAAPVCVVLTPGHYNSAYYEHSFLADTMGVELVEAADLVVDDDIVWMRTIAGRVKVDVIYRRIDDDYLDPLVFNPDSMLGVPGLISAYAAGNVALINAPGNGIADDKAIYSYMPEIVKFYSGGEPKLPNVETWRCREPQALKYVLDNLKDVVVKLVDGSGGYGMLVGPTATKQEIEDFRAALIAEPHRYIAQPTLALSTVPTLCDAGLAPRHVDFRPFVLKGSKTVQVVPGGLTRVALKEGSLVVNSSQGGGTKDSFVLMDGGNIPAGTQAQTLGGMTQSQSEAL